A genomic segment from bacterium encodes:
- a CDS encoding type II toxin-antitoxin system PemK/MazF family toxin, translating to MSKQTCLVIPLTASTRHHLMRPAVGVVGDKEAHALLSQIRVIDAKRLVRKIGYLNKDIFERIRKAVKDTL from the coding sequence ATTAGCAAACAAACATGTCTCGTAATACCGCTTACGGCTTCAACTCGGCATCATCTAATGCGTCCTGCAGTTGGCGTGGTGGGAGATAAAGAAGCGCACGCGCTACTTTCACAGATACGGGTGATTGATGCAAAACGGCTGGTACGCAAGATCGGCTATCTCAACAAGGATATCTTTGAGCGTATACGAAAAGCCGTCAAAGACACGCTCTGA